In Lagenorhynchus albirostris chromosome 1, mLagAlb1.1, whole genome shotgun sequence, the sequence taaattaattgtatttctatacattaccaataaataatttaaaattaaattaacaatAACATCAACAAACATAAAGTACTTGGGgacaaatttaatttaatatgtgTGATTACAAATGAAGATGACTaacattgctgagaaaaattaaagaaaacctaaataaataaagggatataccatgttaatGGATTGAAAGGCTGCATATCATTAAGAGGTCTATTCtttcccaaactgatctatagattcaatgcaatcctaatcTAAGTTCCAGCACTATTCTTTGTAGAACTATACAAGCTTTTTacaaaaatttacatggaaatacaaagaatttgaaatagcaaaacaattttgaaaaagaagaaagtttgagGGCTCACACTACATaacttcaagatttactataaagtaatcaagacaacgTGCTATTGATTTAAATATAGACATATATGTCAATGGAACAGACTATAGAATCCAAAAATAAATTGACACAAAAGGTCAACTgatgggcttcgctggtggcgcagtggttgagagtccgcctgccgatgcaggcgacacgggttcgtgccccagtctgggaagataccacatgccgtggagcggctgagcctgtgagccatggccgctgagcctgcacatccggagcctgtgctccgcaatgggagaggccacaacagtgagaggcccgcgtaccgcaaaaaaaaaaaaaaaggtcaactgACTTTCAACAAAGGTGTCAAGGTAactgaatggggaaaaaatagtcttttcaaatgGTGCTGGATCAACTAAATAGATTGAAAAAATGAATCTCAACCTTTATCTTATACCATATaacaaagtaaactcaaaatggatcacagacctaaaatTTAAAGCTGAAActgtaaaatttctagaaaaaaatgggaaaatcttCAAGACTTTGgtgtaggcaaagatttcttaggacacaaaaagGATCAACtgtaaaagtaaaaaattgaaaaattggaCTTAAAGTTTAAATTTCTGCTCTTCAAAATATATCATTCAGAAAATAAAGCTGCAAGCCagagagtaataaaaatattggCAAGACATATATCCATCAAAGgaattatatccagaatataccaAGAATTCTTACAACATAGTGAcaagaagacaaaaaataatgtatgagcaaaatatttgaataggaaCATCACAAAACAAGATATATGAAAggataataagaaaatgaaaagattctcaacagtaatcattagggaaatgaagaataaaaccacacacacactcaccagcATGCTTAAAATTAAAGGTTGACAATTCCCATTGTTGGATGTTAAACTCTTATACTTCTGATGAGAGTATAAAATCATACAATGACTTTGAAAAACTGTCTTATAGTTTCTTacaagttaaacatacacttgtGCATGTGATCCAATAATTCTACTCCTagttacccaagagaaatgaaaatacatatccAAAATAAcctgtaaataaatgtttatagctactttattcataattataaaaaaactagaaacacccaaatgtcaatcaatacatgaatgaataacCAAATTGTAGTATGCcaatacaacaaaatattactCAACAATAAGAAGGATTAAAGTACTGATACCCACAAAGACATGGGTTAATCTCAGAAACAGCATGCAGAGCAAAAGAAGTCAGGCAtaaaagagtacatattgtatgattcaatttatatgaaactaTAGGAAAGACAAATTTAGTTTACAGCGACAAAAAATCAGATGCTTGGGTTCTTGGGTGGGGATACAGTGATTTGTGGGAAGGTGCTGAAGaaactttttggggtgatggaaatgttctatatcttgattaaaGAGGTAGTTAGATGGGTATACCTTTGTCAAATTTTATCAAACTGTACAATAAAATGAGTACATTTTGTGTAATTAATTTCTATatcaataaagtttattttaaaataagttctaaTACATCTCCATCTTGATTTTGTCAAGTACTACAAAAAGTACAAAATAGATGtggaaataaatgagagaatcACTTTCAAAGTGACTAAATTTAATTCAGTATAAATAGGATAAGGCTTAAAcaccttgaaaatatttatatttgaaagcaGGATTAAAACCACTATAATGTATAAAACACAGGTGTGATGTACAGCTTCCCAGAGGCAATAACCTAAAGAACAATACAAATCAAAAAAGTAGGTTCTCTTACAACTTTACCTGTTCCTGAAACTGAGACCATGCCCTGAAGTCTATGTGTTTTTTTACTGGTGTAACTAGAAGTCTTCTTTAAACTTTTCCAGATCCTTTTCCTTTACATATTACAATatgatcttttcctttatttaagtAATAGTTAACAAGTCACTCTCTTTAGTGCAGAAGTCTGCCCTGCTTCATGCCATTTCACCTAACGATTTTGATTTCTTACTTTTACTCTCATTAAAGATACGACCATAATAATATCTATAATTCCAAACCCATAATATACATGATTTCATGAAAAAACTCGTCTCTGTCTGAGATGCTTCATAGcactttttatttcctcattcctAAAGGTGTCAATGAAGGGATTCAGCAAAGGGGTGACCACTGTGTAGAAGACAGATACCAACTTGTCAGTGGAGAAGCTGGTGTCTGGCTGAGTGCAAATGAAGATAACATGGTCCAAAGAAGAGGGCAACCACCATGAAGTGGACTAAACAGGTGGACAGAGCTTTCCTGCGCCCTTCAGCTGACTGTTTTCTAAGAGAAAACAAGATGATGGTGTAGGAGGCGACCAAAGCCAGGAAACAGGAGAGGGAAATGGTTCCTCTATTGGACACAATCAGCATTCCTGTGAGACATGTATCTGTGCAGGCCAGCTTGATGACAGGAGGAACATTACAGAAGTAGCTATCAATAACGTTGGGGCCACAGTAAGGTAGACGAATGGTCAAGAAGGTCTGCACCAGTGAGTGAACAGTACCCGCCAACCAGAGCACAAAGACAAGCTGTACACAGACCCTCATGTTCATTACATTGGGGTAGTGTAATGGAGCACAGATGGCTACGTAACGATCATAGGCCATAATGGTCAGCAGAAGGATCTCAGCACAGGCAAACAGATGTAGGAAGAAGAGCTGTGCAATGCAATTGTCAAAGGAAATGGTCTTTCTGTCAAAAATCAAACCCTCCAGCATCTTGGGCACAGTGACAGATGAGTGGCAGATGTCAATAAAGGACAGATTGCTCAGGAAGAAATACATGGGTGTACTAAGACGTGGAGTAAAGACTATGGTAACCATGATGAGAATGTTCCCCCAAAGGGTTAGCACATACATGGCTGAGAATGCCATGAAAAATAGTCTTTCCAGCACCCAGTTATCAGTGAGTCCCAAGAAGACAAATTGAGTCACTCTTGTTTGGTTTAGAACATCCATCCAATGAGTTTCCAAAGGATCTTGGGGGGGAAAAACATGAACGCTAATTTAGCCTTAATATTATAGGACTGGAACTAACTGAAGTGACTGCATTTCTATCTGAGTTGCTTATTTGTTATCAGGGTATATAGAATATAAGATCAATTTAATAACAATTGCTATAATATACACAGTATGTATCAGGAGCCATTTCATGCCTTTTATATACACCATCTTATTTAACAATAACTGCACCATGGCATAAGCATTATTGTTCCTCTCTTGCAGATAAGTGGGCTctacaagaaaaaataagtagCCCAAACCCTTAGCCACTACGTAGCTGgcttttttcatttcagtctaATCCACAGGTAACACTAAATTAATATTCCAAAATACAACTCCCAGCTAAGATCATTCACTATTTCATTCTTCCTATCAAATTAAAAGTACCTTCAAAGCCTGCAACAATCTGCtgcacatttatttttccagtatGGCATCTTCTCTCCAGCCAAGCAAGTTACCATGCTCCAGCCATGCTACCTCCACCAGCTTACATTCCAAAATCTTTGTCTGTATTTATGTTGTTCCCTCTGCTCAGAAAACACACCCTCTAATCAACTGTACTCTCCTCATCACTGACTATTAAAACACTTCATTCTGTAAGACTACCTCAAAGAGCAGTACCTTTAAGAAAACTTAACTGAGGCAATCAAATCCTATCTCTTCCCCTTCATActtcttttttataaaagaaagtataaaataagatatCTGGTTTTGCTCCCCCATTAAATTGAAATTTTCTTGAAAAGCAATAGCTACATATGACTTATCCCTTGCAGCACTTAACGTGAcatctggcacacagtagttatgcgaaagatatttttatttgaactGAACCTACCTTTTTAGGTAACCTGCAAAAGAATCCAATTCTTCTTCACAATGGAGCTAATAACTGActttaaaaacctatttttttacaaaaaaaaaaaaaaaacaaaaacctatttttttaattctgtaataTGATTTGTCCCCTAGGAGATATTATTGTTTAAACACTAAAGTTATATTACCTGTAATTTTCTATACTGATTGGCTGGCCGAAAACTATAACAGAGTTTAGGAAACATTTACcacaaaccataaaaaagatttatagggacttccctggtggcgcagcggttaagaatccacctgccaatgcaggggacacaggttcgagccctggtctgggaagatcccacatgccgtggagcaactaagcccacaagccacaactactgagcccacgtgccacaactactgaagcccacgcgcttagagcccgtgctccacaacaaagacaagccactgcaatgagaagcctgcacaccacaacaaagacccagtgcagccaaaaaataaataaataaattttaaaatatatatatttatatcttgatCTAATTATTTCACTTGTAGGAATTTCCTAAGCATCCAAACTATTGAAGAAGCTAAATGCAAGAAAACATTAATTagagcattatttaaaataacagtcACGGAATATTTTTTTGAAGCTTAAATGAATATAGCAAACCTGATATATaatgatatttaaataatatataacttGAATATAATGAACTGTATGCAGCCATTAGAAATGGTAATAACAAAGGATTaccaatatgaaaaaatattgaaatattacgaagaattaaaaatgagataaaatttgtttatacagtctcaaaatttttaaatatacatagtgccatataaattatcaaaatacATATAGTAGACTAGAGAAAATGCTGCAATACATATGATTAAAAAGAGTAATATTCCTAGTGTTCAAAGATCTCTTAAAATTTGAcaagaaaagacaaatgacaattaaaTATGGCCAAAAAACTATGAATAAGcaaatcacagaaaaagaaatgcaaataacaaGTATgaataaaaagatgctcaacttcagtAGTaggtgaaaaaaaacaaatacctttcGTCTCTCTTCAGATTGGCAAAGGTGTAAGGAACTGAGCACTGTATAGACTGCTACTGGAAGTAGGTGTTATTAAGAGCTTTTTGCTAAATAATCAGGCAGTacc encodes:
- the LOC132518208 gene encoding LOW QUALITY PROTEIN: olfactory receptor 4E2-like (The sequence of the model RefSeq protein was modified relative to this genomic sequence to represent the inferred CDS: deleted 1 base in 1 codon); this encodes MDVLNQTRVTQFVFLGLTDNWVLERLFFMAFSAMYVLTLWGNILIMVTIVFTPRLSTPMYFFLSNLSFIDICHSSVTVPKMLEGLIFDRKTISFDNCIAQLFFLHLFACAEILLLTIMAYDRYVAICAPLHYPNVMNMRVCVQLVFVLWLAGTVHSLVQTFLTIRLPYCGPNVIDSYFCNVPPVIKLACTDTCLTGMLIVSNRGTISLSCFLALVASYTIILFSLRKQSAEGRRKALSTCLVHFMVVALFFGPCIFICTQPDTSFSTDKLVSVFYTVVTPLLNPFIDTFRNEEIKSAMKHLRQRRVFS